One region of Polynucleobacter sp. MWH-Aus1W21 genomic DNA includes:
- the dnaQ gene encoding DNA polymerase III subunit epsilon, with product MRQVILDTETTGLNPATGDRIIEIGCVEMVGRRLTDRTFHYYINPERDIDAGAFAVHGLSREFLSDKPIFANIVEQLIEFVDGAEIVIHNAAFDLGFLDNEFALLKRPPFRNLASKITDTLLDARQMFPGKRNSLDALCERFSISNKHRTLHGALLDAQLLAEVYVAMTRGQEDLSIDLIDYTVGADSSGHTKALPTNLKILSASEDDMLSHEKILAEIAKASKKDSIWSPLSTAS from the coding sequence ATGCGTCAAGTTATTCTCGATACCGAAACCACAGGCTTAAATCCTGCTACTGGTGACCGCATAATTGAAATCGGTTGCGTTGAAATGGTTGGTCGTCGCTTAACGGATAGAACCTTTCATTACTACATCAATCCAGAGCGTGATATTGATGCGGGAGCCTTTGCGGTACACGGTCTCTCAAGAGAGTTTTTATCTGATAAACCAATTTTTGCAAATATTGTTGAGCAGCTTATTGAGTTTGTAGATGGCGCTGAAATCGTGATTCATAACGCAGCCTTTGACTTGGGATTTTTGGATAATGAGTTTGCGCTATTAAAACGTCCGCCATTTCGTAACCTTGCATCAAAAATTACGGATACCCTGCTCGATGCGCGTCAAATGTTCCCGGGGAAAAGAAATTCTTTGGATGCCTTGTGTGAACGTTTCTCTATCAGCAATAAGCATCGTACTTTGCACGGCGCTTTACTGGACGCCCAACTTTTAGCCGAAGTCTATGTAGCAATGACTCGGGGTCAAGAGGACTTATCTATTGATCTCATTGACTATACGGTAGGCGCAGATTCGTCTGGCCACACCAAAGCTCTACCAACCAACCTAAAGATCCTTTCGGCCTCCGAGGATGACATGCTAAGTCATGAAAAAATCCTTGCTGAAATTGCCAAGGCAAGCAAAAAGGACTCCATTTGGAGCCCTTTAAGTACCGCTAGTTGA
- a CDS encoding efflux RND transporter periplasmic adaptor subunit, producing the protein MSKIESSLDKLLGKLVQLKDAGKSRLCALWSKYLPQVDRLKDINYASIKAFVKRFKWRILIVLILLYAGSKTYDYFFPAGKKAGGPQTITSIVVEKKDVPLIIEATGTIVSNSIVDIRPMITNTVTKIHIKDGQEVTEGQLLFSLDDRNDKANYEKQKALADDAQKQYLRAKELVAKNFISKAGLETSLANAKSTQAAARSAEVQLSFDSIRSPINGRAGIINVFPGSFVQASNAVISSTNASATSTTGSMVTITQLNPINVQFVIPEKDIPIILENKKVDEPLKVKVTVGNSGKTAYEGQVLVIDNQVDPAIAAVRVKAQIPNEKMELLPGQFARISLNANTLKDALALPTQAIVISPTGRLVYVVDKDDKVTAKPVKVTYEYQGTSVVTGIQAGDRIVVEGKQNLRSGSKVREAKAGKVPAPDAPANNNSATEQK; encoded by the coding sequence GTGTCAAAAATTGAATCCTCCCTTGATAAGTTGTTAGGCAAGCTCGTGCAACTGAAGGATGCGGGCAAGTCGCGTTTATGCGCGCTTTGGAGTAAATATTTGCCTCAGGTTGATAGGCTTAAAGACATTAATTACGCCTCTATCAAGGCGTTCGTCAAACGTTTTAAGTGGCGTATTTTGATCGTCTTGATACTGCTGTATGCGGGATCAAAAACATACGATTATTTTTTCCCAGCAGGCAAGAAAGCTGGCGGCCCTCAAACGATTACTAGTATTGTGGTCGAGAAAAAGGATGTACCACTGATCATCGAGGCAACTGGCACGATTGTCTCCAATAGTATTGTTGATATTCGTCCAATGATTACTAACACCGTTACCAAAATTCACATCAAGGATGGGCAAGAAGTAACAGAGGGTCAACTTCTCTTCAGTCTAGATGACCGCAACGATAAAGCTAATTACGAAAAACAGAAGGCTTTGGCAGATGATGCTCAAAAGCAATATTTGCGCGCTAAGGAATTGGTTGCAAAAAATTTCATATCAAAAGCAGGTCTAGAAACTTCTCTTGCGAACGCTAAATCAACACAAGCAGCTGCTCGCTCAGCCGAGGTGCAACTTTCTTTTGATTCGATACGCTCCCCTATTAACGGTCGCGCCGGCATCATTAACGTATTTCCAGGCTCATTCGTGCAGGCTAGCAACGCAGTAATTAGCTCCACCAACGCTTCCGCTACTTCGACCACTGGGTCAATGGTCACCATTACGCAATTGAATCCAATTAATGTTCAATTTGTTATTCCAGAAAAGGATATTCCAATTATTCTGGAAAACAAAAAGGTCGATGAGCCCTTAAAAGTTAAGGTAACCGTTGGCAATTCTGGCAAGACTGCTTATGAAGGCCAGGTTTTGGTGATTGATAACCAAGTGGATCCAGCGATTGCCGCTGTGAGAGTCAAGGCACAAATTCCCAATGAAAAAATGGAGCTCTTGCCCGGACAATTTGCACGCATATCACTAAATGCCAACACATTAAAAGATGCCTTGGCACTACCAACGCAAGCCATTGTGATTAGCCCAACAGGTCGCCTTGTATATGTTGTAGACAAGGATGACAAAGTGACCGCGAAGCCGGTAAAGGTTACATATGAATACCAAGGTACCTCAGTAGTTACAGGCATTCAAGCTGGTGACCGCATTGTTGTTGAAGGCAAGCAGAATTTGCGAAGTGGCAGCAAAGTGCGCGAGGCTAAGGCTGGAAAAGTCCCAGCTCCTGATGCTCCCGCAAACAATAATTCTGCTACAGAGCAAAAATGA
- a CDS encoding transglycosylase SLT domain-containing protein: protein MRMLYVAVLIVTLLSGCASTGDWSSDTPTKTNPKSSKATRVNLKNQSVSKVYAPSDNLWIRIRDGFQMEPMNTPLEIEQVRWLAARPDYVNRSMTRSSRYLFYIVQEVNARNMPTEIALLPFVESAFVTNAKSSAKAVGLWQFMPATGKDFRLTQNVFRDERRDVVQSTDAALDYLQRLNNQFGSWELALAAYNWGAGNIAKAQKRNAAAGLPTDYESLTLPRETRNYVPKLMAYRQIVLDPQAYGIVLPELDNHPYFVAVDVGADIDVAIAIKLAEIPSDEFHSLNPSFNKPVILSNANQQILLPFAHAEIFQANLKQYDKPLSSWTAVKVSKTESVDQAAKTLGVDVDTLREVNGIPRGMRIRSGSTVLIPKTNRRPGDVSTAMAENASLSLEKPAPPAPKCPKPANAAKGSKTAKCAPTTTSKSSGKTTSKVNSSEKNAASQHKSASTGLAKSAKNGSSAASSSNNGSKGASKSQ from the coding sequence ATGCGTATGCTTTATGTAGCAGTGTTGATTGTTACTTTATTAAGTGGCTGTGCGAGTACCGGCGATTGGTCATCCGATACTCCAACAAAGACAAATCCAAAATCGTCTAAAGCAACGCGTGTAAACCTTAAAAATCAATCAGTCAGTAAGGTCTATGCGCCTTCGGATAACTTATGGATACGCATTCGTGATGGCTTTCAAATGGAGCCCATGAATACCCCCCTAGAAATTGAGCAAGTTCGCTGGCTCGCTGCTAGACCCGATTATGTCAATCGATCAATGACTCGTTCATCGCGCTATTTGTTCTACATAGTTCAGGAAGTAAATGCGCGAAATATGCCAACTGAGATTGCATTGCTTCCATTTGTTGAAAGTGCATTTGTAACGAACGCTAAGTCAAGCGCAAAAGCAGTGGGCTTATGGCAATTTATGCCGGCTACTGGTAAAGATTTTCGATTAACGCAAAACGTATTTAGAGATGAGCGTCGAGATGTTGTCCAATCAACTGATGCAGCATTAGATTACTTGCAGCGTTTGAATAATCAATTTGGCAGCTGGGAGCTGGCATTGGCTGCATATAACTGGGGCGCCGGGAACATTGCTAAAGCGCAAAAGCGCAATGCCGCAGCTGGTTTACCAACGGATTATGAGAGCTTAACCCTGCCTCGTGAGACTAGAAACTACGTTCCCAAGCTTATGGCGTATCGTCAAATTGTCTTAGATCCGCAGGCATATGGCATTGTTTTGCCTGAACTTGACAATCACCCGTACTTTGTTGCGGTAGATGTGGGTGCTGATATTGACGTTGCTATTGCAATTAAATTGGCCGAAATTCCTTCTGATGAATTTCATAGTTTGAACCCCTCATTTAACAAACCAGTCATTCTGAGTAATGCCAATCAGCAAATTCTTTTGCCTTTTGCACATGCTGAAATCTTCCAAGCCAACTTGAAGCAATACGACAAACCGCTTTCTTCATGGACAGCCGTAAAAGTATCCAAAACTGAAAGCGTAGATCAAGCGGCGAAAACTTTGGGCGTAGATGTGGACACCCTAAGAGAAGTGAATGGCATCCCCCGGGGAATGAGGATACGTTCTGGCTCTACAGTGTTGATACCTAAAACCAATCGCCGTCCTGGTGATGTATCGACTGCCATGGCAGAAAATGCCAGCTTAAGTTTGGAAAAACCTGCACCACCAGCACCTAAGTGTCCAAAACCAGCAAATGCAGCGAAGGGTAGCAAAACAGCTAAATGTGCCCCAACTACAACATCTAAATCTTCAGGAAAAACCACCTCTAAGGTTAATTCTTCTGAAAAAAATGCTGCATCTCAGCATAAATCCGCATCGACAGGGCTTGCAAAATCTGCGAAAAATGGTAGTTCAGCCGCCTCCAGCAGCAATAACGGCAGTAAAGGGGCGAGCAAAAGCCAGTAA
- the rnhA gene encoding ribonuclease HI, with protein sequence MPHTKHPHIVIYTDGACKGNPGPGGWGAVLRSGGHEKHIHGGEKLTTNNRMEICAVIFALKALKQRSTVELWTDSQYVQKGVTEWLEGWKRRGWKTASKDPVKNADLWQELDSLLPSHEISWHWVRGHNGHPGNELADQLANKGVEEFLP encoded by the coding sequence ATGCCGCATACCAAACACCCCCATATCGTGATTTATACCGATGGTGCCTGCAAAGGAAACCCAGGACCAGGTGGTTGGGGTGCCGTTTTGCGCTCAGGTGGGCATGAAAAACATATCCATGGCGGTGAAAAACTCACAACCAATAACCGCATGGAAATTTGTGCGGTTATTTTTGCCCTAAAGGCCTTAAAACAACGCAGTACGGTTGAGCTTTGGACTGATTCCCAGTATGTCCAAAAGGGGGTTACAGAATGGCTTGAGGGGTGGAAAAGGCGCGGCTGGAAAACAGCCAGCAAGGACCCTGTTAAAAATGCGGATCTTTGGCAGGAGCTAGACTCCCTCCTCCCAAGCCATGAAATCTCCTGGCACTGGGTAAGAGGTCATAACGGCCACCCCGGGAATGAGCTGGCAGACCAATTGGCTAATAAAGGTGTTGAAGAATTTCTACCTTAG
- a CDS encoding class I SAM-dependent methyltransferase, with amino-acid sequence MPAPPWSSWEKWLQSPPGRYVLNWEQQCFDQIVADVFGFHAVQIGLPQINTLNENRMPMQALLIHSNDNRTFAGRFNWHLIEANSTELPFASESLDLIVLPHVLEFASDPHQILREVDRVLRPEGRLIISGFNPASLWGARQYLSRLIGTPYLPRDGQFISLIRIKDWLELLNFSLDRGHFGCYKFPLQGEAVMGKMNFLEKMGNRWWPIFGAVFLVSAIKRQQGMRLIGPASLVRIPAIKQLSPAAERSNLQKRLKSNNNQ; translated from the coding sequence ATGCCTGCACCCCCTTGGAGCTCCTGGGAAAAGTGGCTCCAATCCCCGCCAGGTCGCTATGTGCTTAATTGGGAGCAGCAATGCTTTGATCAAATCGTTGCCGATGTCTTTGGGTTTCATGCGGTCCAAATTGGTCTGCCACAAATCAACACGCTTAACGAGAATCGGATGCCCATGCAGGCGCTCCTGATTCATTCAAACGACAACCGTACGTTTGCTGGTCGCTTTAACTGGCATTTAATTGAAGCTAACTCTACTGAACTCCCATTTGCTAGCGAGAGCCTCGATTTAATAGTTCTGCCTCATGTTTTGGAATTTGCATCTGATCCCCATCAGATACTTCGAGAAGTGGATCGTGTGCTACGACCCGAGGGTCGCCTAATCATCTCCGGCTTCAATCCAGCTAGCCTGTGGGGCGCTCGACAATATCTCAGTAGATTGATAGGCACACCCTATCTTCCTAGAGATGGTCAATTCATCAGCCTCATTCGCATTAAAGATTGGCTTGAGCTTCTCAATTTCTCTCTCGATCGCGGCCACTTTGGATGCTACAAATTTCCCTTACAAGGGGAGGCTGTTATGGGCAAGATGAATTTCCTTGAAAAAATGGGGAATCGTTGGTGGCCAATATTTGGGGCAGTTTTTCTGGTTTCAGCTATTAAGCGCCAACAAGGAATGCGCCTCATCGGCCCAGCTTCTCTAGTCCGAATTCCGGCAATTAAGCAACTAAGCCCCGCTGCGGAGCGAAGTAATCTGCAAAAACGTCTCAAGAGCAACAATAACCAGTAA
- a CDS encoding efflux RND transporter permease subunit: protein MTLSELCIRRPVMTVLLSIATVIAGSVAYFKIPVAALPSFNTPIISVTASLPGAAPENMASAVALPLEKEFSTIDGIKVISSTNSLGSTSITLEFNNDRDIDKAAVDVQAALLRAQRRLPIEMTVPPSYRKINPADTPVLIVRMSSPSISLSEMNAYAENLMAPNLSTISGVSQVSVYGAKRYAVRVSVRPDALGNRNITMDEVAAAINKANTNSPVGTLDGPRQLITIYANPQLVKAEEFGNLIIAQRNGYPIYLKDVADVQESYEDVKTFASAKGERSIAIGINRQPNANTVEVVDSIKRLLPSLKAQMPDSIQLTLINDRSLSIIESIHDVNLTLLFTIALVILVIFLFLKHVSATVIPSISLPISLIGAFFVFYFLGYSLDNISLLGITLAVGLVVDDAIVVLENIMRYVEQGMDPLKAALKGSKEVGFTIVSISLSLVAVFIPLFFMAGPIGLLFREFAVVVTLSILVSAVVSLTVVPMLCSRYLPKPGHKPKEYKITKKFDRLFDWTLKGYVHFLDLALVNRKKVLWGAIASCVITVALFIYSPKGFFPEEDIGQLRVTVEASEDTSFKTMIALQDQAAKIVDSDPNVATSISIMGGGQSSGRNTGRFFIILKPKGERQKMSKVIEGLRTKFREIPGIQVYMSPVQNLQLGGRSSKSRYQFTLQSVGFEGVNEWADKLLQKMRTDPIFRDVTSDSQLKGLNVKIDIDREKAASAGVSIADIRTALYSSFGERQVSTIYTPVNTYYVILETAEDDRQFETDLNKVYVRGRATDKLIPLSSLASFVRTVGPTAVNHQGQIPAVTISFNLAPDVFLGDATKAIDRFVKEVDLPPSIITSYGGDAAVFKDNQSGQVILLLAALGVIYILLGVLYESYIHPLTILAGLPSAAIGAILALRIFGFELTIVASIGILLLIGIVKKNAILMIDFALDAQRNQGMSPEKAIREACILRFRPIMMTTIAALMGALPIALGLGAGAELRQPLGISVAGGLIFSQFVTLIITPVIYLYLDKYAGNGPMDIPPAILEGT, encoded by the coding sequence ATGACGCTTTCTGAGTTATGCATTAGACGCCCCGTCATGACGGTGTTGTTATCTATTGCAACCGTCATTGCTGGAAGCGTGGCGTATTTCAAAATTCCAGTAGCCGCCCTACCGAGCTTCAACACACCAATTATTTCGGTCACTGCAAGTTTGCCTGGAGCTGCACCAGAAAACATGGCCTCTGCAGTGGCATTGCCGCTTGAGAAAGAATTCTCAACTATCGATGGCATCAAGGTCATTAGCTCAACCAATTCACTCGGTTCGACTAGCATCACCCTTGAATTCAATAATGATCGCGATATTGATAAGGCGGCGGTAGATGTGCAAGCAGCTCTCTTGCGCGCACAAAGGCGTCTTCCTATTGAAATGACAGTGCCGCCTTCTTATCGAAAAATTAATCCTGCAGATACACCAGTATTAATTGTCCGCATGAGCTCGCCATCTATAAGTCTCTCGGAAATGAATGCGTATGCCGAGAATCTAATGGCACCTAATTTATCGACGATTTCAGGCGTTTCTCAGGTTTCTGTTTACGGCGCTAAACGCTATGCTGTACGTGTTAGCGTGAGGCCAGATGCCTTAGGTAACCGCAACATTACGATGGATGAAGTGGCTGCCGCAATCAATAAAGCCAATACGAATAGCCCTGTTGGCACCCTAGACGGTCCACGACAACTCATTACCATCTATGCAAATCCTCAATTAGTTAAGGCAGAAGAGTTTGGCAACCTCATCATTGCACAGCGCAATGGATATCCAATCTATCTTAAGGATGTAGCAGATGTACAAGAGAGCTACGAAGATGTAAAAACCTTTGCCTCAGCAAAAGGTGAAAGATCGATTGCGATTGGTATTAATAGACAACCAAATGCCAATACGGTTGAAGTGGTTGATTCGATTAAACGCTTATTGCCCTCGCTCAAGGCGCAGATGCCGGATTCGATTCAGCTGACACTCATCAACGATCGCTCACTCTCAATTATTGAGTCCATCCATGACGTTAATCTCACTCTGCTTTTCACTATTGCATTGGTGATTCTGGTCATATTCCTATTCCTGAAGCATGTATCAGCAACTGTTATTCCATCAATTAGCCTTCCTATTTCCTTAATAGGCGCCTTTTTTGTTTTCTACTTCTTGGGCTACAGCCTGGATAACATCTCCCTATTGGGTATCACGCTAGCTGTTGGCCTAGTTGTTGACGATGCGATTGTTGTCTTAGAGAACATCATGCGTTACGTTGAACAAGGCATGGATCCACTTAAAGCCGCGCTTAAGGGAAGCAAAGAGGTTGGCTTTACTATTGTTTCCATTTCGCTGTCCTTGGTGGCAGTCTTCATTCCGCTCTTCTTTATGGCGGGACCGATTGGCCTACTCTTCAGAGAATTTGCGGTTGTCGTTACCCTCTCTATTTTGGTCTCTGCGGTTGTTTCACTAACAGTGGTGCCAATGCTTTGTAGTCGCTATTTACCAAAGCCTGGCCACAAACCAAAAGAATATAAAATTACAAAGAAATTTGATCGCCTCTTCGATTGGACTCTAAAGGGATATGTTCACTTTTTAGACTTAGCCTTAGTCAATCGCAAAAAGGTGCTGTGGGGAGCAATTGCTAGCTGTGTCATTACTGTTGCTCTCTTTATCTATAGCCCCAAAGGCTTCTTCCCCGAAGAAGATATTGGTCAATTGCGAGTGACGGTTGAAGCCTCAGAGGACACTTCGTTTAAAACGATGATTGCCTTGCAAGATCAAGCAGCCAAAATCGTTGATAGCGACCCTAACGTTGCGACATCGATTTCTATTATGGGTGGCGGTCAAAGCTCAGGACGTAATACCGGTCGGTTCTTCATTATTTTGAAGCCAAAAGGCGAGCGTCAAAAAATGAGTAAGGTAATAGAGGGTCTACGAACCAAGTTCAGAGAAATTCCTGGCATCCAGGTTTACATGAGCCCAGTGCAGAATTTGCAACTAGGCGGACGAAGCAGTAAGAGCCGTTATCAGTTCACATTACAAAGCGTTGGCTTTGAGGGTGTAAATGAATGGGCTGACAAGTTGTTACAAAAGATGCGCACTGATCCGATCTTTAGAGATGTGACCAGCGATTCACAACTCAAGGGCCTTAACGTCAAAATCGATATTGACCGTGAAAAAGCTGCAAGCGCTGGTGTATCCATTGCCGATATACGAACAGCCCTCTACTCTTCATTTGGCGAGCGCCAAGTGTCTACCATTTACACGCCAGTTAACACCTACTATGTCATTCTTGAAACGGCAGAGGATGACAGGCAGTTTGAAACAGACTTAAATAAAGTTTATGTACGAGGCAGAGCTACTGACAAACTCATACCGTTATCTAGCTTGGCTAGCTTTGTGAGAACGGTTGGACCAACTGCCGTAAATCATCAAGGTCAAATTCCTGCTGTAACGATTTCATTTAACTTGGCACCAGATGTCTTTTTGGGTGATGCCACCAAAGCAATTGACCGATTTGTAAAAGAGGTTGATCTGCCACCTTCCATCATTACCAGCTATGGCGGTGATGCCGCAGTCTTTAAAGACAATCAATCAGGTCAAGTAATCTTGTTGCTGGCAGCGTTAGGTGTAATTTATATTTTGCTTGGCGTTTTATACGAGAGCTACATACATCCACTCACCATTTTGGCTGGACTACCTTCCGCTGCTATTGGTGCCATCTTGGCCCTGCGTATTTTTGGCTTTGAACTCACCATTGTTGCTTCAATTGGCATCCTACTACTGATTGGTATTGTTAAGAAGAATGCAATCTTGATGATTGACTTTGCCCTGGATGCGCAACGCAATCAAGGCATGAGTCCAGAGAAAGCAATCCGAGAGGCTTGCATCTTGCGTTTCAGACCCATCATGATGACCACGATTGCCGCTTTGATGGGTGCGCTGCCAATTGCACTCGGCCTTGGTGCTGGAGCAGAGTTACGCCAACCTTTAGGCATTAGTGTTGCCGGCGGATTGATATTCTCTCAATTTGTAACACTCATCATTACTCCGGTAATTTATCTTTACCTAGATAAATATGCGGGCAATGGTCCAATGGATATTCCACCTGCCATTCTAGAGGGGACCTAA
- a CDS encoding propionate--CoA ligase — protein MSYKAHHERSIKDPDGFWGEQAQLIHWEKPFDKVLNYNNPPFAKWFEGGLTNLCYNAVDRHLKDRPDQIALVAVSTETNQEKTYTFKELYEEVNRMAAIYKANGIQKGDRVLIYMPMIAEACFAMLACARIGAIHSVVFGGFASHSLASRIDDAKPKLIVTAEAGARGGKAVPYKPLLDEAITLAEYKPAKVLIVNRGLTEFTTVAGRDLDYATERQKHLNDVVPVEWVDATHPSYILYTSGTTGKPKGVQRDTGGYAVALAASMKHIFTGNPGETMFCTSDIGWVVGHSYIIYAPLLSGMATIMYEGTPLRPDAGIWWELVDKYKVSVMFSAPTAVRVLKKQDPAFLTKHDLSKLRALFLAGEPLDEPTASWIHGAINKPIVDNYWQTETGWPMLAIQRGVEVMPHKFGSPGVPSFGYNMKLLDDATSEELGPDQKGVIAIEGPLPPGCMQTVWGDDKRFISTYWETIPGKLIYSTFDWGIKDKDGYFFILGRTDDVINVAGHRLGTREIEESISSHPNISEVAVVGIEDKLKGQAAIAFVIPKDASNTATLEAECMKTVDTTLGAIARPGRVYIVTALPKTRSGKIVRRALQAVAEGRDPGDISTMDDQTVLAQIKTIIEQSSKA, from the coding sequence ATGTCCTATAAAGCACACCACGAACGCTCCATTAAAGACCCAGACGGATTTTGGGGTGAGCAAGCGCAGTTAATTCACTGGGAAAAGCCATTCGATAAGGTTCTGAACTACAACAACCCGCCATTTGCTAAATGGTTTGAGGGTGGACTTACGAATCTTTGCTACAACGCAGTAGATCGCCACCTCAAAGATCGCCCGGATCAAATCGCTCTGGTTGCTGTTTCCACAGAAACCAATCAAGAGAAAACTTACACATTTAAAGAGTTGTACGAAGAAGTTAATCGTATGGCTGCAATCTATAAAGCAAACGGCATTCAAAAGGGCGATCGTGTGCTCATTTATATGCCAATGATTGCTGAAGCATGTTTTGCAATGTTGGCCTGTGCTCGTATTGGCGCAATTCACTCTGTTGTATTTGGTGGCTTCGCATCACACAGCCTTGCTTCGCGCATTGATGATGCAAAACCAAAACTCATCGTTACTGCAGAGGCTGGGGCACGCGGAGGCAAAGCAGTTCCATATAAGCCATTGTTGGATGAGGCAATTACTTTGGCTGAATACAAACCAGCAAAGGTTTTGATTGTGAATCGCGGCTTAACCGAGTTCACAACCGTTGCCGGTCGTGATTTGGACTATGCAACCGAACGTCAGAAACATCTCAACGATGTAGTTCCAGTTGAGTGGGTTGATGCAACTCATCCTTCCTATATTTTGTACACATCCGGCACAACAGGAAAACCAAAAGGTGTACAACGCGATACCGGCGGTTATGCAGTTGCGCTCGCTGCTTCGATGAAGCATATTTTTACTGGTAATCCAGGTGAGACAATGTTCTGCACCTCTGACATTGGCTGGGTAGTGGGTCATAGCTACATCATTTATGCGCCATTACTTTCTGGTATGGCCACAATCATGTACGAAGGTACGCCTTTGCGTCCAGATGCTGGTATCTGGTGGGAGCTGGTTGATAAATACAAAGTTTCTGTCATGTTCTCTGCGCCAACTGCAGTTCGCGTTTTAAAGAAACAAGATCCTGCATTTTTGACAAAGCACGATCTTTCTAAATTGCGTGCATTGTTCTTGGCGGGCGAGCCTTTGGATGAGCCAACAGCAAGCTGGATTCATGGCGCCATTAACAAGCCAATTGTGGATAACTACTGGCAAACAGAGACTGGCTGGCCAATGCTGGCAATTCAACGTGGTGTTGAAGTAATGCCACATAAATTTGGTTCGCCAGGAGTGCCATCGTTCGGCTACAACATGAAGTTGTTAGATGATGCAACCTCCGAAGAGTTGGGCCCAGATCAGAAGGGTGTTATTGCCATCGAGGGCCCATTGCCTCCAGGTTGCATGCAAACTGTTTGGGGTGATGACAAGCGCTTTATCAGTACCTATTGGGAAACCATCCCAGGCAAGCTGATTTATTCCACATTTGACTGGGGCATTAAAGATAAAGACGGTTACTTCTTTATTCTTGGTCGTACAGATGATGTGATTAACGTTGCAGGACATCGTCTTGGCACGCGTGAGATTGAAGAGAGCATTTCTAGTCACCCCAATATTTCAGAGGTGGCAGTAGTTGGTATTGAAGACAAGCTGAAGGGACAGGCTGCAATTGCATTCGTCATTCCTAAAGACGCTTCAAATACTGCTACCTTAGAAGCGGAATGCATGAAAACTGTAGATACGACTCTTGGTGCTATTGCCCGACCAGGCCGCGTTTACATTGTCACTGCATTGCCTAAGACTCGTTCAGGCAAGATTGTGCGTCGAGCCCTCCAGGCGGTAGCCGAGGGTCGCGATCCTGGCGACATCAGCACCATGGACGATCAGACGGTATTGGCTCAAATTAAGACCATTATTGAGCAAAGCTCTAAGGCTTAA
- the gloB gene encoding hydroxyacylglutathione hydrolase has protein sequence MDKNTLLQVWPIPAFDDNYIWCIHDGSNALVVDPGDAEPTQEYLKANKLTLKGILITHHHADHTGGILTLLEKLGANIPVYGPVGDNIPGRTVVAMQDDKIEIAFPRVSLKVFEVPGHTLSHIAYFANMQANVVEPMLFCGDTLFASGCGRLFEGTPTQMSQSLGKFAALPKNTLVYCTHEYTLSNIRFALAVEPDNHNLFAWSEQAKSLREQGLPTLPTTIGQELQVNPFMRCDQPEVIAMAKEVSGQPELPSPAHVLAVIRAWKDRF, from the coding sequence ATGGATAAGAATACTTTATTGCAGGTCTGGCCCATACCGGCCTTTGATGATAACTACATTTGGTGCATTCACGATGGTAGCAATGCATTGGTTGTCGATCCGGGGGATGCTGAGCCGACCCAAGAATATCTAAAAGCAAATAAATTAACCCTCAAGGGAATCTTAATTACGCATCACCATGCTGACCATACGGGTGGAATTCTGACCTTATTGGAAAAGTTAGGCGCCAATATTCCTGTCTACGGGCCGGTGGGAGATAACATTCCCGGTCGTACTGTGGTTGCAATGCAAGACGACAAAATTGAAATTGCTTTTCCACGAGTTAGCTTGAAAGTATTTGAAGTTCCTGGTCACACCCTTAGCCATATTGCTTATTTTGCCAATATGCAGGCTAACGTTGTAGAGCCTATGTTGTTCTGTGGCGATACTTTATTTGCTTCTGGCTGCGGAAGATTGTTTGAGGGTACGCCTACACAAATGAGTCAGTCCCTAGGAAAGTTTGCAGCCTTGCCAAAAAATACTTTGGTTTATTGCACTCATGAATACACCTTATCCAACATTCGCTTTGCATTGGCTGTTGAGCCAGATAATCACAATTTATTTGCGTGGTCAGAACAGGCGAAGTCGTTACGAGAGCAAGGGTTGCCAACGCTTCCCACTACGATCGGCCAGGAATTACAAGTCAATCCCTTTATGCGTTGCGACCAGCCAGAGGTCATTGCAATGGCTAAAGAGGTTTCAGGGCAGCCAGAACTGCCAAGTCCTGCACATGTGCTTGCGGTTATTCGCGCCTGGAAAGATCGCTTCTGA